One Lactobacillus sp. CBA3606 DNA segment encodes these proteins:
- a CDS encoding cell surface protein, whose protein sequence is MGKRKTFWQLSLGLIILISIAFGGRVVGQAADTFVDVTASFDNGVNKVLHSYGTAFSITSWPEVKSVTANNTIDGQITNRTTELQVTYRGTFGIGTGGFNSVYAEIMDTSGNILGTDANTRDIFADLGHKGTGLGQADQVSSFSMDASDTQKIDFTWGKWAGTVPMYIALKFPTNNAAKDAGAIGLAKIDEYKAWPADANPTITSTLTTNSTTITGKGTTAGDVISSDVNGVTTTVGSDKTYTLNLGTTLAGKSKVTVTEKNSVGDAGTASADVTKDLTIAADKTSLNLDADDVVALKGKSDSDMISWIVKQAGITVKSGSGGTATFTADETGLAATIQALAENGSTTVNIYAKNGADVSDKVAVSLIKEPTTLTFGTLSADVGFGSTTVPSKETVISPTSNFDINVADARATGSKWYVYATATPLTTGTGTAAHTLKGNLIYKDGTNQQNLTNTSTLVGSGTKVAGTTDTKVTSSWDSSKGIFLDVFPGVYAGDYTGQVNWSLQDTPTD, encoded by the coding sequence ATGGGAAAACGTAAAACATTTTGGCAATTAAGTTTAGGATTAATCATACTGATTAGTATCGCCTTTGGTGGCCGAGTTGTTGGACAAGCGGCTGATACGTTTGTTGATGTGACAGCTAGTTTCGATAACGGTGTCAATAAAGTGCTGCATAGTTATGGGACTGCTTTTAGTATCACTTCGTGGCCAGAAGTTAAGTCAGTTACAGCTAATAATACAATTGATGGACAAATCACCAATCGAACAACTGAATTACAAGTCACTTATCGTGGGACTTTTGGGATTGGTACTGGTGGATTTAACAGTGTTTATGCCGAAATTATGGATACTAGTGGTAATATTTTGGGTACCGATGCTAATACCCGTGATATTTTTGCTGATTTAGGTCATAAAGGAACTGGACTTGGTCAGGCAGATCAGGTTAGCAGCTTTAGTATGGATGCTTCAGATACTCAAAAAATTGATTTTACTTGGGGTAAGTGGGCCGGTACCGTGCCAATGTACATTGCTTTAAAGTTCCCAACTAATAATGCGGCTAAGGATGCTGGTGCTATTGGTTTAGCTAAAATTGATGAGTACAAGGCTTGGCCAGCGGATGCTAATCCAACGATTACGAGCACCTTAACGACTAACTCAACCACGATTACAGGTAAAGGGACCACTGCTGGCGACGTTATTAGTAGTGATGTTAACGGTGTTACAACGACGGTTGGTAGTGATAAGACCTATACCCTGAATTTAGGCACAACGTTGGCTGGTAAGAGCAAAGTGACGGTGACTGAAAAAAATAGTGTTGGTGATGCTGGGACGGCTAGCGCGGATGTGACCAAAGATTTAACGATTGCAGCTGATAAAACCAGCTTGAATTTAGATGCGGATGATGTGGTGGCATTAAAAGGCAAGTCTGACAGTGATATGATTAGTTGGATTGTGAAGCAGGCTGGCATCACTGTCAAAAGTGGTTCTGGTGGGACAGCAACGTTTACTGCGGACGAAACGGGTTTAGCAGCGACCATTCAAGCCTTAGCTGAAAATGGTAGTACAACTGTTAACATCTACGCAAAGAATGGTGCTGACGTTTCTGATAAAGTGGCGGTGTCATTAATTAAAGAACCGACAACACTGACTTTTGGAACGTTATCAGCGGATGTTGGCTTTGGCTCGACCACGGTACCAAGTAAAGAGACGGTGATTAGCCCAACCAGTAACTTTGATATTAACGTGGCGGATGCACGAGCGACTGGGTCGAAATGGTATGTCTATGCGACGGCGACACCATTAACAACGGGCACTGGCACGGCGGCACACACGTTAAAAGGCAATTTGATTTATAAAGATGGGACTAATCAACAGAATTTAACCAATACGAGTACGTTAGTGGGGTCGGGGACTAAAGTTGCCGGCACCACTGACACCAAGGTAACGAGTAGTTGGGATAGTTCTAAAGGCATCTTCTTAGATGTTTTCCCTGGTGTTTATGCAGGAGATTATACCGGTCAAGTTAATTGGAGTTTACAAGATACACCGACCGACTAG